The following are encoded together in the Planococcus antarcticus DSM 14505 genome:
- a CDS encoding YlmH family RNA-binding protein, whose protein sequence is MEEIFQHFRKEEQQFIEQVSGWLREVEDRYSPKLTDFLDPRQRFIVEAVMGSSDVEMMSSGVFKNAERQRVLLYPSYFEPQQEDFSITVFELKYPSKFVNLRHPDILGSLMSLGLDRSKFGDIRIDNERVQLAVMNEISPYLESNFISAAKVKIQLNEVTEIEQLIDTSEEWTEESYTVSSMRLDTVMSSVYNISRQKASALIHGGKVKVNWTLQEQPSFELHESDMISSRGYGRVRLIMIEGRTKKDKVRLQVGRLEAKN, encoded by the coding sequence ATGGAAGAGATATTTCAACATTTCAGAAAAGAAGAGCAGCAGTTTATCGAACAGGTATCAGGATGGCTTCGTGAAGTGGAAGATCGTTATTCACCAAAGCTAACTGACTTTCTGGATCCTCGCCAGCGTTTTATCGTCGAGGCCGTGATGGGATCGAGTGATGTGGAAATGATGTCTTCGGGGGTTTTTAAAAATGCAGAAAGACAGCGGGTATTGCTGTATCCTTCTTATTTTGAACCGCAACAAGAAGATTTCAGTATTACAGTTTTTGAATTGAAATATCCGTCAAAATTTGTCAATTTGCGCCATCCAGATATTTTAGGATCATTGATGTCACTCGGGCTCGATCGCAGCAAATTCGGAGATATCCGTATCGACAATGAACGTGTCCAACTCGCTGTTATGAATGAAATCAGTCCGTATCTGGAAAGTAATTTTATCAGCGCTGCGAAGGTGAAAATTCAATTAAATGAAGTAACAGAAATAGAGCAATTGATCGATACGAGCGAAGAATGGACAGAAGAATCGTATACGGTCAGCTCGATGCGACTGGATACGGTTATGAGTTCGGTCTATAATATTTCCCGCCAGAAAGCGTCTGCACTGATTCATGGAGGAAAAGTAAAAGTCAACTGGACTCTCCAGGAGCAGCCATCATTCGAACTGCACGAATCGGATATGATTTCTTCAAGAGGCTACGGACGTGTGCGGTTGATTATGATCGAAGGCCGCACTAAAAAGGACAAAGTACGATTGCAGGTTGGCCGCCTGGAAGCTAAAAACTAG
- a CDS encoding solute carrier family 23 protein, with protein sequence MSGAILDVQDKPKTGQWISLSLQHMFAMFGATILVPQLVGLSPAIALLTSGIATIIFILITQFKVPAYLGSSFAFIVPITIATETGGIGSAMIGAMFVSLVYAIVALIIWKTGYQWLMKLLPPIVVGPVIIVIGLALSGTAVDMAMNIPIGNGSEYSLIHFSAAIVTLLTAIICNIYFKNIISLMPILIGIIVGYAYSATIGIIDFTAIGEASWFAVPEFLIPGVDYSFQVTPTLLFVMVPIAIVTISEHIGHQLVLGKIVNRNYIKDPGLHRSILGDGIGTFISSLVGGPPKTTYGENIGVLAITKVFSVYVIFGAAVFAIAFSFFGKLMAVIETIPTAVLGGISILLFGIIASSGLRMLVDNNIDFGNNRNLVISSVILVIGIGGAKLEFSESFSIEGMALAAIVGVILNLVLPGLNKK encoded by the coding sequence TTGAGCGGAGCAATTTTAGACGTACAAGATAAACCAAAAACAGGACAATGGATCTCGCTAAGCTTACAGCATATGTTTGCAATGTTTGGAGCGACAATTCTAGTGCCTCAACTAGTCGGATTGAGCCCAGCTATCGCATTGCTAACAAGTGGAATTGCAACAATCATCTTTATCCTCATCACACAGTTTAAAGTACCGGCATATCTGGGGTCTTCATTCGCCTTTATCGTGCCGATCACGATTGCCACTGAAACCGGTGGTATTGGCTCGGCAATGATTGGCGCTATGTTTGTTTCATTGGTCTACGCCATCGTCGCTTTGATTATCTGGAAGACCGGCTACCAATGGCTGATGAAGCTGCTGCCGCCGATTGTGGTGGGACCGGTTATCATTGTTATCGGACTTGCCTTATCGGGTACAGCGGTGGATATGGCGATGAATATTCCAATAGGGAACGGATCGGAATACAGCTTGATCCATTTCTCAGCTGCTATTGTAACCTTACTGACAGCGATTATCTGCAACATTTATTTCAAGAACATCATTTCATTGATGCCGATCCTGATTGGCATCATCGTAGGCTATGCCTACTCGGCCACCATCGGCATCATCGACTTTACAGCAATTGGAGAAGCGAGCTGGTTTGCAGTACCGGAGTTCCTAATTCCGGGAGTGGATTATTCGTTTCAAGTAACACCGACGCTGTTGTTCGTCATGGTCCCAATTGCCATCGTTACAATTTCTGAACATATCGGTCATCAATTGGTACTTGGCAAGATTGTCAATCGAAATTACATAAAAGACCCGGGATTGCACCGCTCAATACTAGGTGACGGTATCGGAACCTTTATCTCTTCACTGGTCGGCGGTCCGCCAAAGACGACATACGGTGAAAACATCGGCGTCCTGGCCATTACGAAAGTATTCTCAGTTTACGTCATATTTGGAGCGGCAGTGTTCGCCATCGCATTTTCCTTCTTTGGCAAATTGATGGCCGTCATCGAGACGATTCCAACGGCTGTTCTCGGCGGAATTTCCATCCTGCTGTTCGGCATCATTGCTTCTTCCGGACTACGCATGCTAGTGGACAACAACATCGACTTTGGCAACAACCGCAACTTGGTTATTTCCTCAGTCATCTTGGTCATCGGCATCGGCGGGGCTAAACTTGAATTCAGCGAATCCTTCTCGATCGAGGGAATGGCGCTCGCCGCTATCGTCGGAGTCATCTTAAACCTGGTACTGCCAGGCTTAAATAAAAAATAA
- the lspA gene encoding signal peptidase II, which translates to MFIYYGIALVIIAVDQWTKWLVLKNMELGERISVIDPYLGWLSHRNRGAAWGMLEGQMWLFAIITVAVITGILYYFHKHAQGQPLFQLSLMVLLGGAVGNFIDRMLRGEVVDFVDVLIPVIKYDFPIFNVADAALTIGVVLMIIFIIYDEKQQKKKVS; encoded by the coding sequence ATGTTTATTTATTATGGAATCGCATTAGTGATAATTGCAGTAGACCAATGGACCAAATGGCTGGTCCTGAAAAATATGGAACTGGGTGAACGGATTTCGGTAATTGATCCTTACCTCGGCTGGCTGTCGCACCGTAACCGCGGGGCTGCGTGGGGAATGCTTGAGGGGCAGATGTGGTTGTTTGCCATCATTACCGTGGCGGTCATCACCGGAATTCTTTACTATTTTCATAAACATGCACAAGGACAGCCTTTGTTTCAGCTAAGCCTGATGGTTCTCTTAGGTGGAGCTGTTGGCAATTTTATCGATCGGATGCTGCGCGGAGAAGTCGTCGATTTTGTCGATGTGCTGATTCCGGTGATCAAATACGATTTTCCGATATTTAATGTTGCAGATGCTGCTTTAACAATCGGTGTTGTGTTGATGATTATCTTTATTATTTATGACGAAAAACAACAAAAGAAAAAGGTGTCTTAA
- the ileS gene encoding isoleucine--tRNA ligase, producing MEYKDTLLMPKTDFPMRGNLPNREPEMQQKWEEMDIYKKVLDRTKDRPFFILHDGPPYANGDLHMGHALNKVLKDMVVRSRSMMGFHAPYVPGWDTHGLPIEQALTNKGVNRKEMSLAEFRKLCEEYAYQQIDSQRSQFKRIGVRGDWDNPYVTLKPAYEARQIEVFGKMANKGYIYKGLKPVYWSPSSESSLAEAEIEYHDKKSPSIYVSFPVTDGKGVLAEGTKLVIWTTTPWTIPANLGISVHAKLNYAEVSVNGSLYIVAQELLKEVAEELEWTDYEVIRVLQGAELEHILTKHPLYDRASLVMLGEHVTTDSGTGCVHTAPGHGEDDFLIGKKYGLDVLCPVDERGVMTDEAPGFEGEFYDKANKSITEALDNAGALEKLSFITHSYPHDWRTKKPVIYRATAQWFVSIDAFRDQILKAIRETSFTPAWGETRLYNMLRDRGDWNISRQRVWGVPIPVFYAENGDPIITEETIAHIADLFRENGSNIWFERSAAELLPPGFTHPSSPNGLFTRETDIMDVWFDSGSSHQGVLVEREDLQYPADLYLEGSDQYRGWFNSSLTTSVAINGIAPYKGILSHGFTLDGNGRKMSKSLGNVIVPSKVMNQMGADILRLWVASVDYTADVRVSDENFKQVSEVYRKIRNTLKFLHGNLADFSEKEHRVAFEDMREMDQYMVMKLQKMVETVRKSYETYEFSTIYHALNNYCANDLSSFYLDVAKDVVYIESADHPHRRAMQTVMFDSLMAILKLSAPIIPHTADELWSYLSFVEEESVQLTDFPEAVSNAAFEGLDEKWSRFMDVRDDVLKALEEARAAKTIGKSLEAKVTVYGNEELATLLASIDENLAQLFIVSKYEYGGTQDNAPEHAVQLNEVSVTVEKAEGEKCQRCWTISEEIGQSKAHPALCPRCASVVETQYA from the coding sequence ATGGAATACAAAGATACGTTATTAATGCCGAAAACCGATTTTCCAATGCGCGGCAATTTGCCAAACCGGGAACCGGAAATGCAACAAAAGTGGGAAGAGATGGACATTTACAAAAAAGTATTAGACCGGACGAAAGACCGTCCTTTCTTTATTCTTCACGATGGACCTCCCTATGCGAACGGCGATTTGCATATGGGTCATGCGTTAAACAAAGTATTAAAAGATATGGTCGTCCGTTCTCGTTCTATGATGGGCTTTCATGCGCCATATGTTCCAGGCTGGGATACGCACGGATTGCCGATTGAACAAGCGTTAACAAACAAAGGCGTTAACCGTAAAGAAATGTCGTTAGCGGAATTCCGTAAGCTATGCGAAGAATATGCGTATCAACAAATCGATAGTCAGCGTTCTCAGTTCAAACGCATCGGTGTACGCGGTGATTGGGACAATCCTTACGTCACATTAAAACCGGCATACGAAGCGCGTCAAATTGAAGTGTTCGGTAAAATGGCCAATAAAGGCTATATCTATAAAGGATTAAAACCCGTTTATTGGTCCCCGTCAAGTGAATCATCACTTGCTGAAGCAGAAATTGAGTATCACGATAAAAAATCTCCTTCGATTTACGTGTCTTTCCCTGTTACTGACGGTAAAGGTGTATTAGCGGAAGGTACAAAATTAGTAATCTGGACAACAACACCGTGGACAATCCCAGCAAACCTTGGGATTTCTGTGCATGCCAAATTGAATTACGCGGAAGTTTCCGTAAATGGCTCTCTTTATATCGTCGCACAAGAGCTATTAAAAGAAGTCGCCGAAGAATTGGAATGGACAGACTACGAAGTTATTCGCGTATTACAAGGAGCTGAATTGGAACATATCCTGACAAAACATCCATTATACGACCGCGCTTCACTGGTGATGCTTGGAGAACATGTTACAACAGATTCGGGTACAGGCTGTGTCCATACAGCTCCTGGCCACGGGGAAGATGACTTCTTAATCGGCAAGAAATACGGATTGGATGTTCTTTGTCCAGTTGATGAGCGCGGAGTTATGACAGATGAAGCGCCTGGATTTGAAGGCGAATTCTACGACAAAGCCAACAAATCCATCACGGAAGCGTTGGATAATGCTGGCGCTCTTGAGAAACTTTCTTTTATCACACACTCGTACCCACATGACTGGCGGACGAAAAAGCCGGTAATCTATCGTGCAACGGCTCAATGGTTTGTATCGATTGATGCGTTCCGTGACCAAATCCTAAAAGCTATCAGAGAAACTTCGTTCACTCCAGCATGGGGCGAAACGCGTCTTTACAATATGCTGCGCGACCGTGGCGATTGGAATATCTCGCGCCAACGTGTATGGGGCGTTCCGATTCCAGTATTCTATGCTGAAAATGGCGATCCGATCATCACAGAAGAAACGATTGCCCATATTGCTGATTTGTTCCGTGAAAACGGATCGAACATTTGGTTTGAGCGTTCGGCCGCAGAATTATTACCGCCAGGATTTACTCATCCAAGCAGCCCGAACGGCTTGTTCACTAGAGAAACGGATATCATGGATGTTTGGTTTGATTCTGGATCGTCCCACCAAGGTGTTCTTGTAGAGCGTGAAGACTTGCAGTATCCAGCAGATCTTTATCTTGAAGGATCTGACCAATACCGCGGCTGGTTCAACTCTTCACTAACGACAAGTGTCGCTATCAATGGCATCGCACCGTATAAAGGCATCTTGAGCCATGGTTTTACTCTGGATGGCAATGGCCGTAAAATGAGTAAATCGCTTGGGAATGTCATTGTACCGTCAAAAGTAATGAACCAAATGGGAGCGGATATTCTGCGTCTTTGGGTTGCTTCTGTAGATTATACGGCAGATGTTCGTGTTTCTGATGAAAACTTCAAGCAAGTTTCAGAAGTTTACCGGAAAATCCGCAACACGCTGAAATTCCTTCACGGAAATTTAGCTGACTTTAGCGAAAAAGAGCACCGCGTTGCATTTGAAGACATGCGTGAAATGGATCAATACATGGTGATGAAATTGCAAAAAATGGTAGAAACAGTACGGAAATCGTATGAAACATACGAATTCTCGACAATCTATCACGCCTTGAACAATTACTGTGCTAACGATCTAAGCTCGTTCTACTTAGACGTAGCGAAAGATGTTGTCTATATCGAAAGTGCAGATCATCCTCACCGTCGTGCCATGCAAACGGTTATGTTTGATTCGTTGATGGCAATTTTGAAATTGTCTGCACCAATCATTCCTCATACAGCGGATGAACTATGGTCTTACTTGAGCTTTGTAGAAGAAGAAAGTGTTCAATTGACTGACTTCCCAGAAGCTGTTTCGAATGCGGCATTTGAAGGGCTTGATGAAAAGTGGAGCCGCTTTATGGACGTTCGCGACGATGTGTTGAAAGCATTAGAAGAAGCACGTGCAGCTAAAACAATCGGTAAATCTCTGGAAGCGAAAGTGACCGTTTACGGCAATGAAGAACTTGCGACATTACTGGCTTCAATTGATGAAAATCTTGCTCAATTGTTTATCGTATCGAAATATGAATACGGCGGTACACAAGATAATGCTCCGGAACATGCTGTTCAACTAAATGAAGTTTCTGTAACAGTCGAAAAAGCTGAAGGCGAAAAATGTCAACGTTGCTGGACAATTTCTGAAGAAATTGGCCAAAGCAAAGCACATCCAGCCCTATGCCCTCGCTGCGCAAGTGTTGTAGAAACGCAGTACGCTTAA
- the pyrR gene encoding bifunctional pyr operon transcriptional regulator/uracil phosphoribosyltransferase PyrR: protein MEKADILDEQAISRAITRIAHEIIERNKGIDDCILVGIKTRGAFIAKRLAEKIEKIEGRPIMKGELDITLYRDDLSIKTKNQEPLVQQVDIEHSILDKKVILVDDVLYTGRTVRAAMDAVMDLGRPAQIQLAVLIDRGHRELPIRADFVGKNIPTSSDERIIVQMVESDQVDRVAIHE, encoded by the coding sequence GTGGAAAAAGCAGATATTCTAGACGAACAGGCAATTAGCCGAGCGATAACGCGTATTGCACATGAAATCATCGAACGCAATAAAGGCATCGATGATTGTATATTAGTCGGCATTAAAACGCGCGGCGCGTTTATCGCTAAGCGACTGGCTGAAAAAATCGAAAAAATCGAAGGGCGCCCAATCATGAAAGGCGAACTTGATATTACGCTTTACAGAGATGACTTGAGCATCAAAACAAAAAACCAAGAACCGTTAGTGCAGCAAGTCGACATTGAACACAGCATACTCGATAAAAAAGTCATCTTAGTAGATGATGTGCTCTATACAGGACGCACTGTGCGCGCAGCTATGGATGCCGTTATGGACCTAGGACGACCGGCACAAATTCAACTAGCAGTATTGATTGACCGAGGACATCGCGAATTGCCAATACGCGCAGATTTTGTCGGAAAAAACATTCCAACTTCAAGTGATGAACGAATCATTGTTCAAATGGTTGAAAGCGATCAAGTGGACCGCGTTGCCATTCACGAATAA
- a CDS encoding YggS family pyridoxal phosphate-dependent enzyme, with the protein MKPMKPVFEEISEQLNAVKHGIQIIAVTKQVGVERTKEAIRAGICHLGENRPEGLSQKLEAIDESVSWHYIGNLQTRKVKDVINEIDYLHSLDRSSLAKEIQKRASNQVKCFVQVNVSGEESKSGIAPNETIDFIKSLEIYDKIQVVGLMTMAPNTTDELAIREAFKGLKSLQLQVSEKQWTHAPCTECSMGMSNDYLIAAQEGASFVRIGTALVGAESEAKR; encoded by the coding sequence ATGAAACCTATGAAACCAGTCTTTGAAGAAATAAGCGAACAGCTAAACGCCGTTAAGCACGGCATACAAATTATTGCAGTTACAAAACAAGTAGGCGTGGAACGCACGAAGGAAGCGATCCGAGCGGGAATTTGTCATTTAGGTGAAAATCGTCCTGAAGGATTATCGCAAAAACTTGAAGCAATAGATGAAAGTGTGTCTTGGCATTATATTGGCAATCTGCAAACTAGAAAAGTAAAAGACGTCATCAATGAAATTGATTATCTACATTCCTTGGACCGCTCGAGCTTGGCGAAAGAAATCCAAAAACGGGCAAGCAACCAAGTCAAGTGTTTTGTTCAGGTGAATGTTTCTGGCGAAGAGTCAAAAAGCGGGATTGCACCTAACGAAACAATTGATTTCATCAAATCACTTGAGATTTATGACAAAATCCAGGTAGTTGGGTTAATGACGATGGCGCCGAATACGACGGATGAGCTTGCTATTCGCGAGGCATTTAAAGGATTAAAATCACTCCAACTCCAAGTGTCAGAAAAACAATGGACCCATGCACCATGCACAGAATGCTCCATGGGCATGTCCAATGATTACTTAATTGCTGCTCAGGAAGGGGCAAGTTTCGTCCGGATTGGAACAGCGTTGGTGGGGGCAGAAAGTGAGGCAAAGCGATGA
- a CDS encoding YggT family protein — MTVFVDLLLSAINIYFYILIVSVFMSWVPSIKESGFGQMISKITDPYLDIFRRFIPPIGMIDISPIVAIFTLSLASQGILVLAGYLI; from the coding sequence ATGACAGTATTTGTGGATTTATTGCTTTCGGCAATTAACATCTATTTCTATATCCTGATTGTCAGCGTCTTCATGAGTTGGGTGCCAAGCATCAAGGAATCGGGATTCGGCCAAATGATTTCCAAAATCACGGATCCGTATTTGGATATATTCAGACGCTTTATTCCGCCAATCGGCATGATCGACATTTCACCGATTGTTGCGATTTTCACTTTAAGTTTAGCAAGCCAAGGTATTCTTGTACTGGCTGGTTACCTCATTTAA
- a CDS encoding cell division protein SepF — MSVKNKFKNFFYLDEYEEEQAQEQSATQQKPAPRYEKPAAMQEPKKVPKERRQKVEETIVPNLVSLQSASKSSKVSLAEPRVYAEAQDIAESLKSKQAVVVNLQRIEKDQGLRIIDFLSGTVYALGGDIQRIGTDIFLCVPDTVEVDGAISDYYYDDQQ, encoded by the coding sequence ATGAGTGTGAAAAATAAATTCAAAAATTTCTTTTATTTAGATGAGTACGAAGAAGAACAAGCGCAGGAACAATCTGCAACACAACAAAAGCCAGCACCGCGGTATGAAAAACCGGCTGCAATGCAAGAGCCGAAAAAAGTACCGAAAGAACGGCGCCAGAAAGTGGAGGAGACCATTGTGCCTAATTTAGTCAGTTTGCAGAGTGCTTCAAAATCTTCAAAAGTCAGCTTGGCAGAACCAAGAGTTTATGCTGAAGCACAGGATATTGCAGAAAGCTTGAAAAGCAAGCAAGCTGTAGTTGTCAATCTGCAGCGTATCGAAAAAGATCAGGGTCTTCGAATCATCGACTTTTTAAGTGGAACAGTTTATGCCCTTGGCGGAGATATTCAACGCATCGGAACTGACATCTTCCTGTGTGTACCAGACACTGTAGAAGTGGATGGCGCTATTTCAGATTATTATTACGATGATCAACAATAA
- a CDS encoding RluA family pseudouridine synthase encodes MEDLTIEITEEMAGERVDKAVSSIDEDWSRSQIANWVKEGAVKVNGIIVKPNYKVRLQDIIIVTPPELEELDVVPEDLNLEIVYEDEDVLVVNKPKGMVVHPAPGHADGTLVNGLMHHCTDLSGINGVVRPGIVHRIDKDTSGLLMVAKNDVAHTSLVDQLVKKTVTRKYVALVHGHIPHDKGTIQAPIARDPKERQNMAIVDKGKHAVTHFRVLERFGDFTLVECRLETGRTHQIRVHMKYIGYPLVGDPKYGPKKTMDVGGQALHAEVIGFVHPKTNEYMEFSAEPPAEFSELLESLRDKD; translated from the coding sequence ATGGAAGATTTAACAATTGAAATTACAGAAGAAATGGCAGGCGAACGAGTAGATAAAGCCGTGTCATCGATAGATGAAGATTGGTCACGCTCGCAGATCGCCAACTGGGTCAAAGAAGGCGCAGTAAAAGTCAACGGCATTATCGTAAAACCAAATTACAAAGTACGGTTACAGGATATCATTATTGTTACGCCTCCAGAGCTTGAAGAGCTGGATGTAGTGCCAGAGGACTTGAATTTGGAGATTGTCTATGAAGACGAAGACGTACTCGTCGTTAATAAACCAAAAGGGATGGTTGTTCATCCGGCTCCAGGACACGCCGATGGAACGTTGGTAAATGGCTTGATGCATCACTGTACAGATCTTTCAGGAATCAATGGCGTTGTGCGTCCTGGAATTGTTCATCGAATCGACAAAGATACATCTGGCTTGTTAATGGTAGCGAAAAATGACGTTGCTCATACTTCATTAGTTGATCAATTAGTGAAAAAGACCGTTACCCGCAAATACGTAGCATTGGTACATGGTCACATTCCTCATGATAAAGGAACAATTCAGGCACCGATAGCGCGCGATCCAAAAGAACGCCAGAATATGGCAATTGTGGATAAAGGAAAGCATGCCGTAACACATTTCCGAGTATTGGAACGTTTTGGTGATTTCACATTAGTAGAATGCCGCTTGGAAACAGGCAGAACTCATCAAATCCGTGTTCACATGAAATACATTGGTTATCCGCTTGTTGGAGATCCAAAGTATGGACCGAAGAAAACAATGGATGTTGGTGGCCAAGCTCTTCACGCGGAAGTCATCGGATTTGTTCATCCGAAAACCAATGAATACATGGAGTTTTCTGCAGAGCCACCAGCTGAATTTTCAGAACTTCTAGAATCTCTTCGCGACAAGGATTGA
- a CDS encoding aspartate carbamoyltransferase catalytic subunit has protein sequence MPNLLSMNNLENDTIMSLLDRAGEFQRGEKAPIDGTVVNLFFEPSTRTKMSFEMAEHKLGLAVLPFETAFSSILKGETLYDTVKTMEAIGVGAVIIRHEEEAYYQQLEGCNVAVINGGDGSGQHPTQSLLDLLTIYQEFGRVEEIHVTIVGDIAHSRVAKSNAAALQQLGAKVSFVCPEEWSGDYESSEHLDDFIEHTDVVMMLRVQHERHAVSALFSKENYHEQYGLTIEREKKMKDGAIIMHPAPINRGVEIADCLVECERSRIFKQMANGVFIRMAVLEYALKGRD, from the coding sequence TTGCCGAACTTACTATCCATGAACAACTTAGAAAATGACACAATCATGAGCTTACTGGATCGTGCAGGAGAATTTCAGCGCGGTGAAAAAGCACCAATTGATGGCACAGTCGTTAATCTGTTTTTTGAACCGAGTACACGGACGAAGATGAGTTTTGAAATGGCTGAGCATAAATTGGGACTAGCAGTTCTGCCGTTTGAAACAGCCTTTTCCAGCATCTTAAAAGGAGAGACGCTGTATGACACCGTTAAGACGATGGAAGCAATCGGTGTGGGTGCAGTGATTATTCGCCACGAAGAAGAAGCGTATTACCAGCAACTTGAAGGCTGCAACGTCGCAGTCATCAACGGCGGAGACGGTTCAGGACAGCATCCGACGCAGTCTCTGCTGGACTTGTTGACAATCTACCAAGAGTTCGGACGCGTGGAAGAGATTCATGTCACCATCGTCGGAGACATTGCGCATAGCCGTGTGGCAAAATCAAATGCTGCGGCACTCCAGCAATTAGGAGCGAAAGTGAGTTTTGTGTGCCCGGAGGAGTGGAGCGGAGACTATGAATCTTCAGAGCATTTAGATGATTTTATTGAACACACGGATGTCGTCATGATGCTCCGAGTGCAGCATGAACGGCACGCAGTGTCAGCTCTTTTCTCGAAAGAAAACTACCATGAGCAATACGGCTTAACGATTGAACGAGAAAAGAAAATGAAAGACGGTGCCATCATCATGCATCCAGCGCCGATCAATCGTGGTGTGGAAATTGCAGATTGCTTAGTTGAATGCGAACGCTCACGAATTTTTAAACAAATGGCAAACGGAGTTTTTATCCGGATGGCAGTACTTGAATACGCATTGAAAGGGAGAGATTAA
- a CDS encoding DivIVA domain-containing protein, with product MPLSPLDIHNKEFSRAFRGYQEDEVNEFLEQVMRDYEILLKDKSTLEERLRTTDERVGHFNTIESTLQKSIFVAQEASEEVRRNSQKEAELIIKEAEKNADRIVNESLTKARRIATEIEELKKQSRIFKNRFKMLVEAQLDLIETDDWETLLEYDIDTQNLEKIEKDKEESNS from the coding sequence ATGCCATTATCCCCGTTAGATATACATAACAAAGAATTCAGCCGAGCATTCCGAGGATATCAGGAAGATGAAGTAAATGAATTCCTGGAACAAGTTATGAGAGATTATGAAATCCTACTGAAAGATAAGTCAACACTTGAAGAACGTTTGCGTACTACCGATGAGCGGGTTGGTCATTTCAATACAATTGAATCGACATTACAAAAATCGATTTTTGTGGCCCAAGAAGCTTCAGAAGAAGTGCGTCGCAACTCGCAGAAAGAAGCCGAATTGATTATCAAGGAAGCAGAGAAGAATGCGGACCGCATCGTCAATGAGTCGTTGACTAAAGCACGCCGCATCGCGACAGAAATTGAAGAGTTGAAAAAGCAATCACGTATTTTCAAAAATCGCTTTAAAATGCTAGTCGAAGCCCAATTGGATTTGATCGAAACAGATGATTGGGAAACCTTATTAGAATACGATATCGATACTCAGAACTTAGAGAAAATCGAGAAGGACAAAGAAGAGTCGAACTCTTGA